One Actinomyces respiraculi DNA window includes the following coding sequences:
- a CDS encoding prolyl oligopeptidase family serine peptidase, whose amino-acid sequence MHDDVTAHATTSTTPLPQAPAWLDDISGEQALAWVAERNAQAEARLASPALEELTRDLTAVLDAPDRIPPVAHRAGMVYGLWTDAGHPRGLWRRASWLSYVAGAPSRADRDPEPTEWETLLDLDALAAERGRPLVWGGAQVLTTGARAGRRALITLSDGGSDTSVTREYDLDARRFVGPDDGGFHRPPSKGSLVWGDEEGESVIVSADVGPGSLSAAGYPRQVRRLGRGTAVEEAEILVTAAPGSVAAGAARDPWGRTWLTTMPSFYGTRIWLLPDDVVCPTGQQAARAALDGVAHPALPAPTAEGDLVPAGAVRLEVPESASAGVGRDWLTIELREPWEVGGRSYAPGTLLGADLAAYLAGGRDLEVLFEPTATTTLLSATWTRNHLVLTVLDDVAGRLEVCTPAPAGSAPGTPWAHHWVDLTGASDLPGRPEEDDTLLRPGRALLSVSAAALDPAGTDYLWVSASGWTTPSTLTVARLTDQGEMTGMSVVRQAPARFDATGVRVSQHVATSADGTRVPYVEIGRPVPGGGPGRVLVHAYGAFGTALTPGYEPVTGKAWLERGGTYVVANTRGGGEYGPDWHRPTQGRGRGLVLEDLTAVIDSLVARGVAEAGSVVVHGSSAGGLLAGELLTRHPERVGAVVLEVPLLDMRRYSHLLAGASWVPEFGDPDDESQWEWMREHSPYHLLKEGRVYPPVLLLTSTRDDRVHPAHARTMAWRLAALGQDVTYVETAEGGHSGFATSAQRARTSALIHAFAWQHASPRGGVPPHAEP is encoded by the coding sequence ATGCACGACGACGTGACCGCCCACGCCACGACGAGCACCACCCCCCTGCCCCAGGCCCCCGCCTGGCTCGATGACATCAGCGGGGAACAGGCCCTGGCCTGGGTGGCCGAACGCAACGCGCAGGCCGAGGCCCGTCTGGCCTCACCCGCCCTGGAGGAGCTGACCCGGGACCTCACCGCAGTCCTCGACGCCCCCGACCGCATTCCCCCCGTCGCCCACCGCGCGGGCATGGTCTACGGCTTGTGGACCGACGCAGGGCACCCGCGCGGCCTCTGGCGGCGCGCCTCGTGGCTGTCCTACGTGGCTGGCGCGCCCTCCCGGGCGGACCGCGACCCCGAGCCCACCGAGTGGGAGACCCTCCTCGACCTCGATGCCCTGGCGGCCGAACGGGGCAGGCCGCTCGTGTGGGGCGGCGCCCAGGTCCTCACCACCGGTGCGCGCGCGGGCCGCCGCGCCCTCATCACGCTCTCCGACGGCGGCTCCGACACGAGCGTCACGCGCGAGTACGACCTGGACGCACGGCGCTTCGTCGGGCCAGACGACGGCGGCTTCCACCGGCCGCCGTCGAAAGGGTCCCTGGTGTGGGGCGATGAGGAGGGCGAGTCGGTCATTGTCTCGGCGGACGTCGGCCCGGGATCCCTGTCGGCCGCCGGCTACCCGCGTCAGGTACGCCGCCTGGGGCGGGGCACCGCCGTCGAAGAGGCCGAGATCCTCGTGACGGCCGCCCCCGGCTCGGTGGCAGCCGGGGCCGCGCGCGACCCCTGGGGCCGCACGTGGCTGACGACGATGCCCTCCTTCTACGGCACCCGCATCTGGCTGCTGCCCGACGACGTCGTCTGCCCCACCGGTCAGCAGGCGGCTCGGGCTGCGCTCGACGGCGTGGCCCACCCGGCCCTGCCCGCACCCACCGCCGAGGGCGACCTGGTGCCGGCCGGAGCGGTCCGCCTTGAGGTGCCCGAGAGCGCGAGCGCCGGGGTCGGGCGCGACTGGCTCACCATCGAGCTGCGCGAGCCGTGGGAGGTCGGCGGGCGCAGCTACGCCCCCGGCACGCTGCTCGGCGCGGACCTGGCCGCCTATCTGGCGGGCGGGCGCGACCTTGAGGTTCTGTTCGAGCCGACGGCGACGACGACGCTGCTGTCGGCCACCTGGACCCGCAACCACCTGGTCCTCACGGTGCTCGACGACGTCGCCGGCCGCCTTGAGGTGTGCACGCCTGCGCCTGCGGGCTCGGCCCCGGGCACGCCCTGGGCGCACCACTGGGTCGACCTCACGGGCGCGAGTGACCTGCCCGGCCGCCCGGAGGAGGACGACACGCTGCTGCGGCCGGGGCGCGCGCTGCTGAGCGTGTCGGCCGCAGCGCTGGACCCGGCGGGAACGGACTACCTGTGGGTCTCGGCCTCAGGGTGGACGACGCCGTCGACCCTCACGGTGGCGCGGCTGACCGACCAGGGTGAGATGACGGGAATGTCGGTTGTGCGTCAGGCCCCGGCCCGCTTCGACGCGACCGGGGTGCGGGTGAGCCAGCATGTGGCGACGAGCGCGGACGGCACGCGCGTGCCCTACGTCGAGATCGGGCGCCCGGTGCCCGGGGGTGGGCCGGGCCGGGTCCTCGTGCACGCCTACGGGGCCTTCGGCACGGCCCTGACCCCGGGCTACGAGCCGGTGACCGGCAAGGCGTGGCTGGAGCGCGGCGGCACGTACGTCGTGGCGAACACGCGCGGTGGCGGCGAGTACGGGCCCGACTGGCACCGACCGACGCAGGGCCGGGGCCGTGGCCTCGTGCTGGAGGACCTCACAGCGGTCATCGACTCCCTGGTGGCGCGCGGCGTGGCCGAGGCCGGCTCGGTGGTGGTGCACGGCTCCTCGGCGGGCGGACTGCTGGCGGGTGAGCTGCTCACCCGTCACCCGGAGCGCGTCGGGGCGGTGGTGCTGGAGGTGCCGCTGTTGGACATGCGCCGCTACTCGCACCTGCTGGCGGGGGCCTCCTGGGTGCCGGAGTTCGGGGATCCCGACGACGAGTCCCAGTGGGAGTGGATGCGTGAGCACTCGCCCTACCACCTGCTGAAGGAGGGGCGGGTGTACCCGCCGGTGCTGCTGCTGACGTCGACGCGCGATGACCGTGTCCATCCGGCGCACGCGCGCACGATGGCGTGGCGGCTGGCCGCGCTGGGCCAGGACGTGACGTACGTGGAGACGGCGGAGGGCGGGCACTCGGGCTTTGCGACGAGTGCGCAGCGCGCCCGCACGAGCGCACTCATCCACGCCTTCGCCTGGCAGCACGCATCACCCCGCGGCGGCGTCCCGCCGCACGCTGAGCCCTGA